A stretch of Astyanax mexicanus isolate ESR-SI-001 chromosome 21, AstMex3_surface, whole genome shotgun sequence DNA encodes these proteins:
- the map2k7 gene encoding dual specificity mitogen-activated protein kinase kinase 7 isoform X2, with protein MVLLNFSKMSSLEQRLSRIEEKLKQENKEARRRIDLSIDMSPQRSRPRPTLQLPLANDGGSRSSSSESSPQHHSYPSRPRHMLTLPTPPYGLPKSLENAEIDQKLQEIMKQTGYLKIDGQRYPAEVTDLISEGEIGSGTCGQVFKVRFKKTGHVIAVKQMRRTGNKDENKRILMDLDVVLKSHDCPYIIQCYGAIVTNTDVFIAMELMGTCAEKLKKRIQGPIPECILGKMTVAIVKALLYLKEKHGVIHRDVKPSNILLDAKGQIKLCDFGISGRLVDSKAKTRSAGCAAYMAPERIDPPDPSKPDYDIRADVWSLGISLVELATGQFPYKNCKTDFEVLTKVLQEDPPLLPLSMGFSLDFQSFVKDCLTKDHRKRPKYHKLLEHSFIRRYEVLEVDVAGWFQTVMERTESPRSSQCYSQHQLHSLFSR; from the exons ATGGTGCTGCTGAATTTTTCCAAGATGTCGTCGCTGGAACAGAGACTCTCCCGAATCGAGGAGAAACTGAAGCAGGAGAATAAAGAAGCGAGGAGGCGGATCGACCTCAGCATCGACATGAGCCCACAGCGCTCCCGACCCAGGCCGA CTTTACAGTTACCGCTGGCCAACGATGGCGGGAGCCGTTCCTCTTCCTCAGAGAGCTCACCCCAGCATCACTCATATCCCAGCAGACCCCGACATATGCTCACGTTGCCCACACCACCATATGGCCTGCCGAAAAGCTTGGAAAA TGCTGAAATAGACCAGAAGCTACAGGAAATCATGAAACAGACAGGTTACCTGAAGATTGACGGACAG cgtTACCCTGCGGAGGTGACAGACTTAATCAGTGAAGGGGAGATTGGCAGTGGCACCTGTGGGCAGGTGTTTAAAGTGCGCTTTAAGAAGACTGGTCATGTCATCGCTGTCAAG caaaTGCGGAGGACGGGTAATAAGGACGAGAATAAGAGGATCCTGATGGATCTGGATGTGGTGTTGAAAAGCCACGACtgcccatacatcatccagtgctaCGGAGCTATAGTCACCAAT ACGGATGTGTTCATCGCCATGGAGCTGATGGGAACATGTGCAGAGAAGCTGAAGAAGCGGATCCAGGGGCCCATACCAGAGTGCATCCTGGGGAAAATGACTGTGGCG ATCGTGAAAGCTCTGCTGTATCTGAAAGAGAAGCATGGAGTGATCCACCGAGATGTGAAGCCCTCCAACATTTTGCTGGACGCTAAAGGCCAGATTAAGCTCTGTGATTTCGGCATCAGCGGCCGCCTAGTCGACTCCAAGGCCAAGACTCGCAGTGCTGGCTGTGCTGCTTACATGGCG CCTGAGAGAATAGACCCTCCAGACCCCAGTAAGCCAGACTATGACATCAGGGCCGACGTCTGGAGTCTCGGCATTTCTCTG GTGGAGCTGGCCACGGGACAGTTTCCTTATAAGAACTGTAAGACAGACTTTGAGGTTTTGACCAAAGTGCTGCAGGAAGACCCTCCTCTTCTGCCTCTCAGCATGGGTTTCTCTTTGGACTTTCAGTCTTTCGTTAAAGActg TCTCACAAAGGATCACAGAAAAAGGCCAAAATACCACAAGCTGCTT GAACACAGTTTCATCCGGCGTTACGAGGTGCTGGAGGTGGACGTGGCGGGCTGGTTCCAGACCGTGATGGAGCGCACAGAGTCTCCACGCAGCAGCCAGTGCTATAGCCAACACCAGCTCCACTCACTGTTCAGCAGGtag
- the map2k7 gene encoding dual specificity mitogen-activated protein kinase kinase 7 isoform X1 — MVLLNFSKMSSLEQRLSRIEEKLKQENKEARRRIDLSIDMSPQRSRPRPIIVIQLSPAPAPSQRAALQLPLANDGGSRSSSSESSPQHHSYPSRPRHMLTLPTPPYGLPKSLENAEIDQKLQEIMKQTGYLKIDGQRYPAEVTDLISEGEIGSGTCGQVFKVRFKKTGHVIAVKQMRRTGNKDENKRILMDLDVVLKSHDCPYIIQCYGAIVTNTDVFIAMELMGTCAEKLKKRIQGPIPECILGKMTVAIVKALLYLKEKHGVIHRDVKPSNILLDAKGQIKLCDFGISGRLVDSKAKTRSAGCAAYMAPERIDPPDPSKPDYDIRADVWSLGISLVELATGQFPYKNCKTDFEVLTKVLQEDPPLLPLSMGFSLDFQSFVKDCLTKDHRKRPKYHKLLEHSFIRRYEVLEVDVAGWFQTVMERTESPRSSQCYSQHQLHSLFSR, encoded by the exons ATGGTGCTGCTGAATTTTTCCAAGATGTCGTCGCTGGAACAGAGACTCTCCCGAATCGAGGAGAAACTGAAGCAGGAGAATAAAGAAGCGAGGAGGCGGATCGACCTCAGCATCGACATGAGCCCACAGCGCTCCCGACCCAGGCCGA TCATCGTGATCCAGCTCAGTCCTGCTCCAGCCCCCTCCCAGCGTGCAG CTTTACAGTTACCGCTGGCCAACGATGGCGGGAGCCGTTCCTCTTCCTCAGAGAGCTCACCCCAGCATCACTCATATCCCAGCAGACCCCGACATATGCTCACGTTGCCCACACCACCATATGGCCTGCCGAAAAGCTTGGAAAA TGCTGAAATAGACCAGAAGCTACAGGAAATCATGAAACAGACAGGTTACCTGAAGATTGACGGACAG cgtTACCCTGCGGAGGTGACAGACTTAATCAGTGAAGGGGAGATTGGCAGTGGCACCTGTGGGCAGGTGTTTAAAGTGCGCTTTAAGAAGACTGGTCATGTCATCGCTGTCAAG caaaTGCGGAGGACGGGTAATAAGGACGAGAATAAGAGGATCCTGATGGATCTGGATGTGGTGTTGAAAAGCCACGACtgcccatacatcatccagtgctaCGGAGCTATAGTCACCAAT ACGGATGTGTTCATCGCCATGGAGCTGATGGGAACATGTGCAGAGAAGCTGAAGAAGCGGATCCAGGGGCCCATACCAGAGTGCATCCTGGGGAAAATGACTGTGGCG ATCGTGAAAGCTCTGCTGTATCTGAAAGAGAAGCATGGAGTGATCCACCGAGATGTGAAGCCCTCCAACATTTTGCTGGACGCTAAAGGCCAGATTAAGCTCTGTGATTTCGGCATCAGCGGCCGCCTAGTCGACTCCAAGGCCAAGACTCGCAGTGCTGGCTGTGCTGCTTACATGGCG CCTGAGAGAATAGACCCTCCAGACCCCAGTAAGCCAGACTATGACATCAGGGCCGACGTCTGGAGTCTCGGCATTTCTCTG GTGGAGCTGGCCACGGGACAGTTTCCTTATAAGAACTGTAAGACAGACTTTGAGGTTTTGACCAAAGTGCTGCAGGAAGACCCTCCTCTTCTGCCTCTCAGCATGGGTTTCTCTTTGGACTTTCAGTCTTTCGTTAAAGActg TCTCACAAAGGATCACAGAAAAAGGCCAAAATACCACAAGCTGCTT GAACACAGTTTCATCCGGCGTTACGAGGTGCTGGAGGTGGACGTGGCGGGCTGGTTCCAGACCGTGATGGAGCGCACAGAGTCTCCACGCAGCAGCCAGTGCTATAGCCAACACCAGCTCCACTCACTGTTCAGCAGGtag